A section of the Helicobacter jaachi genome encodes:
- a CDS encoding aspartate aminotransferase family protein, with protein MDLAQLQALDNEFVLHTYARYPVAFVRGENARLFDISGKEYVDFASGIGVCSVGHANARLAEVIAKQAKNLLHTSNLYYIEPQVRLAQRLVSLFCGVDSKPMRAFFCNSGAEANECAIKIARKYGAQRGAHKIITLDSSFHGRTIASLKATGQPKMHAHFGPYPDGFVYAKDIDDIYNHLDKHTCAVLLELVQGEGGIAPMDREKVKALSKHLRAEQILFMVDEVQSGVYRSGEIFASRIYGVQPDVISMAKGLAGGVPIGAVLTTLGDIFEYGEHGSTFGGNFLSCAAALEVLDILYENYTNGSLKERIIAFESALDSLLKDFGHIFLRRVGLGLMCGLHTHNADMLPTIISAALESGVIVLKSGKGVLRFLPALTIHKDDINEGFSRLREALANL; from the coding sequence ATGGATTTAGCACAATTGCAAGCATTAGATAATGAGTTTGTTCTACACACTTATGCGCGCTATCCTGTGGCGTTTGTGAGGGGTGAGAATGCGCGTTTATTTGATATATCAGGCAAGGAGTATGTTGATTTTGCCTCTGGTATTGGTGTGTGCAGCGTGGGGCATGCAAATGCGCGCCTAGCAGAAGTCATAGCCAAACAAGCCAAAAACTTACTCCATACTTCAAATCTTTATTACATAGAGCCTCAAGTAAGGCTCGCTCAAAGGCTTGTGAGCCTTTTTTGTGGGGTAGATTCTAAACCTATGCGGGCGTTTTTTTGTAACTCTGGCGCGGAGGCAAATGAGTGTGCTATCAAAATTGCACGCAAATACGGTGCACAGCGGGGAGCGCATAAGATTATCACGCTAGATTCTAGCTTTCATGGGCGCACGATTGCTTCGCTTAAAGCTACAGGACAGCCTAAAATGCATGCGCATTTTGGACCTTACCCCGATGGATTTGTGTATGCTAAGGATATTGATGATATTTATAATCACCTTGATAAGCACACTTGCGCGGTGTTGCTTGAGCTTGTGCAGGGTGAGGGTGGCATAGCGCCTATGGATAGGGAGAAGGTTAAAGCGTTAAGCAAGCATTTGAGGGCAGAGCAGATTCTGTTTATGGTTGATGAGGTGCAAAGCGGCGTGTATCGCAGTGGGGAAATCTTTGCTTCTAGAATTTATGGCGTGCAGCCTGATGTGATAAGCATGGCAAAGGGGCTAGCTGGAGGTGTGCCAATTGGAGCGGTGCTTACAACTTTGGGCGATATTTTTGAATATGGCGAGCATGGAAGCACTTTTGGTGGGAATTTTTTGAGCTGTGCAGCAGCGCTTGAAGTGCTTGATATTTTGTATGAAAATTATACAAATGGGAGCTTAAAGGAGCGCATTATAGCCTTTGAAAGCGCACTAGATAGCCTTTTAAAAGATTTTGGGCATATATTTTTGCGCAGAGTAGGACTAGGGCTTATGTGTGGGCTACATACGCATAACGCGGATATGCTACCTACTATTATTAGCGCCGCTTTAGAATCTGGCGTGATTGTGCTTAAATCTGGCAAAGGTGTGCTGCGCTTTCTGCCGGCACTCACTATTCACAAAGATGATATAAACGAGGGCTTTTCGCGCTTGAGGGAGGCTCTAGCAAACTTGTAG
- a CDS encoding META domain-containing protein yields MRYVCLGILAALILGCTEAKEQNIVGSWQLQDLAGDNGTINVQASENPAFISFEADNNFHGNAGCNNFFGSYEINAKALKINHNVGMTRMMCAGESMNVEDTLIKLLLSDTKKVEIKGNHLILQEGSIKAVFAKH; encoded by the coding sequence ATGCGTTATGTATGTTTGGGGATTTTAGCAGCCTTAATTTTAGGCTGCACAGAGGCAAAGGAGCAGAACATTGTAGGCTCATGGCAGCTCCAAGATTTAGCAGGCGATAATGGAACTATCAATGTGCAAGCAAGTGAAAATCCCGCGTTTATAAGCTTTGAGGCGGATAATAATTTTCATGGCAATGCCGGGTGTAATAACTTTTTTGGCAGCTACGAAATAAATGCCAAAGCGCTTAAAATTAATCACAATGTGGGTATGACGCGTATGATGTGCGCGGGGGAGAGCATGAATGTCGAGGATACGCTCATAAAGCTTTTATTAAGCGATACTAAAAAAGTAGAGATTAAAGGCAATCATCTTATCTTGCAAGAGGGCAGCATAAAGGCTGTGTTTGCCAAACATTAA
- a CDS encoding RNA ligase: MRILVLMRGVPASGKSTWIAKNRLEAYAISPDTLRLLHASPTLSADNHLGIPQESDNAVWKLLLELLEARMAKGEFSIIDATHVKHSAIRRYEDLCEKYRYRIVVVDFSDVPLEVALERNAARGRQNIESNKNTESSHANFIESNSDQNAINADFAHYKSVKESVIYKMHESLQESLKSPLPSKYKVIKPHDTTALTYAPLDLSKYKKIHHFGDIHGCYSALIRYFLYQNGADSMQEFIASCVDSTQISREDSTDSMDFIESSAPISQKIQSIAHKALLKSDEYYIFCGDYIDRGVENGKVLRFLLDIMELPNVCLIEGNHERYLRKWGNDEEINTLEFKRFTLRDLQSCGITQRDARNIYRKLRQCALYTFSDIDSTESKAAQNVTNCNESIESKCTKKVLVTHGGLPSLPHNLLLISTHNLIYGSGDYGDVSVCASSFTHNSKEGEFQVFGHRNKEELPLRYEQKNFVLEGKVEFGGALRIVTLEHIDSHFKQPNECLKNADSKNATKVTESAPTESSLESNDKIRVISHNDGFSEIYVKNDLHKNALEYMETYNLLKLIEDMRKSPMVREKKFFNERISSFNFSPKAFFAKSWNALTCKARGLFVDIEAPRILARSYNKFFNLNEMPHLSLDSIKENLAYPLNVYVKENGYLGILSVDNDEFFLTSKSDPTSEYSAMFKSLFDAHFMSLDSINFTESSQESVHKNRSENNGEKLKNKLKYFLKSNNLSLIFEVIEPCFDPHIIEYDAPQIILLDAIFNTLDSKKLPFSELENLAKTYGFKLKIRACKLLDSAELEHFIQEVCKVDFKFIESSAESSKFIESTLDSKSDKNTQGRYIEGFVIEDSKGFMFKVKLHYYNTWKALRGSIELSLQKEHLILQKMLKQSAAANPFISEFWAFIENLVAKKGLQFLQDKDIITLRKMWEDSKMN, encoded by the coding sequence TTGAGAATCTTAGTCCTTATGCGAGGTGTGCCAGCAAGTGGAAAAAGCACTTGGATAGCCAAAAATCGCCTTGAAGCCTACGCTATTAGCCCTGATACTCTGCGTTTGTTGCATGCTAGTCCAACGCTTAGCGCGGATAATCATTTAGGCATTCCGCAAGAGAGCGATAATGCTGTGTGGAAGCTGCTTTTAGAGCTTTTAGAGGCGCGTATGGCAAAGGGTGAGTTTAGTATCATTGACGCCACGCATGTGAAACACTCTGCGATACGGCGCTATGAGGATTTGTGTGAAAAATATCGCTATCGCATTGTGGTGGTAGATTTTAGCGATGTGCCGCTAGAAGTGGCACTAGAGCGTAATGCGGCGCGTGGGAGGCAAAATATAGAATCTAATAAAAATACAGAATCTAGCCACGCAAATTTTATAGAATCTAATAGCGACCAAAATGCCATAAATGCGGACTTTGCGCATTATAAAAGCGTAAAAGAAAGTGTAATTTATAAAATGCATGAAAGTTTGCAAGAAAGCCTAAAAAGCCCTCTGCCTAGCAAGTATAAAGTCATTAAGCCGCATGATACAACCGCGCTAACTTATGCGCCCCTTGATTTGTCAAAATATAAGAAAATTCATCATTTTGGGGATATTCATGGCTGTTATAGTGCGTTAATTCGTTACTTTTTGTATCAAAATGGGGCAGATTCTATGCAAGAATTTATAGCATCTTGTGTAGATTCTACACAAATTTCGCGTGAAGATTCTACTGATTCTATGGACTTTATAGAATCTAGCGCCCCCATTAGCCAAAAGATACAAAGTATCGCGCACAAGGCACTTTTAAAAAGTGATGAGTATTATATTTTTTGCGGTGATTATATCGATAGGGGCGTGGAAAATGGCAAAGTTTTGCGCTTTTTGCTTGATATTATGGAGCTGCCAAATGTGTGTTTGATAGAGGGCAATCATGAGCGATATTTGCGCAAATGGGGGAATGACGAGGAGATTAATACTTTGGAATTTAAGCGATTTACTCTGCGTGATTTGCAAAGTTGTGGCATCACACAAAGGGACGCGCGCAATATTTATCGCAAATTACGCCAGTGTGCGCTTTATACATTTAGTGATATAGATTCTACAGAATCTAAAGCCGCGCAAAATGTTACAAATTGTAATGAAAGTATAGAATCTAAATGCACAAAAAAGGTGCTTGTAACGCATGGTGGTCTGCCTAGTTTGCCTCATAATTTGCTTTTAATTTCTACGCATAATTTGATTTATGGAAGCGGAGATTATGGCGATGTGAGCGTATGCGCGAGTAGTTTTACGCATAATAGCAAAGAGGGCGAATTTCAAGTCTTTGGGCATAGGAATAAAGAGGAGCTGCCGCTGCGCTATGAACAAAAAAATTTTGTGCTAGAGGGTAAGGTAGAATTTGGCGGAGCGTTACGCATAGTAACACTTGAGCATATAGATTCTCATTTCAAACAGCCTAACGAATGCCTTAAAAATGCAGATTCTAAAAATGCTACAAAAGTTACAGAATCTGCCCCCACAGAATCTAGCCTAGAATCTAACGACAAAATCCGCGTAATTTCCCACAATGATGGCTTTAGCGAGATTTATGTGAAAAATGATTTGCATAAAAACGCGCTTGAGTATATGGAGACCTATAATCTCTTAAAGCTTATTGAGGATATGCGCAAATCGCCTATGGTGCGCGAAAAGAAGTTTTTTAATGAGCGCATTTCTAGCTTTAATTTCTCGCCAAAAGCCTTTTTTGCTAAATCGTGGAATGCCCTTACTTGCAAGGCGCGAGGGCTTTTTGTGGATATTGAAGCGCCTAGAATCCTAGCTAGAAGCTATAATAAGTTTTTTAATCTTAATGAAATGCCGCATTTAAGCCTAGATTCTATAAAAGAAAATCTCGCATATCCGCTAAATGTGTATGTTAAGGAGAATGGATATTTAGGGATTTTAAGCGTGGATAATGATGAGTTTTTCCTAACTTCTAAATCAGACCCTACAAGCGAGTATAGTGCGATGTTTAAAAGTCTTTTTGATGCACATTTTATGAGCTTAGATTCTATAAATTTTACAGAATCTAGCCAAGAGAGTGTGCATAAAAATAGGAGCGAAAATAATGGCGAAAAGCTTAAAAATAAGCTTAAATATTTCTTAAAATCAAACAATCTTAGCCTTATTTTTGAAGTAATAGAGCCGTGCTTTGACCCGCATATTATCGAGTATGACGCGCCACAAATTATTTTATTAGATGCAATTTTTAATACCTTAGATTCTAAAAAATTGCCCTTTAGCGAGTTGGAAAATTTGGCTAAAACTTATGGATTTAAGCTAAAGATTAGAGCGTGTAAATTGCTTGATAGCGCAGAGCTAGAGCATTTTATACAAGAAGTTTGCAAGGTAGATTTTAAATTTATAGAATCTAGCGCGGAATCTAGCAAATTTATAGAATCTACTTTAGATTCTAAAAGCGATAAAAACACGCAAGGCAGATACATTGAGGGCTTTGTGATTGAAGATTCTAAAGGCTTTATGTTTAAGGTAAAACTGCATTACTACAACACTTGGAAAGCCTTGCGTGGGAGCATTGAGCTAAGTTTGCAAAAAGAGCATTTAATTTTGCAAAAAATGCTAAAGCAGAGCGCGGCGGCAAATCCCTTTATTAGCGAATTTTGGGCATTTATAGAAAATCTTGTAGCAAAAAAGGGCTTGCAATTCTTACAAGATAAAGACATTATCACTTTACGCAAGATGTGGGAAGATTCTAAAATGAATTAA
- the dnaE gene encoding DNA polymerase III subunit alpha, producing the protein MSFTHLHLHTEYSLLDGANKIKFLAKRIRELGMTSVAMTDHGNMFGALDFYVSMKEEGLNPIIGLEAYLHNGDKLDDKSTKQRFHLCLYAKNEVGYKNLMYLSSQSHIHGYHYYPRINKILLRERSEGLVCSSACLQGEINWQLNINNPRNARFGAKGYDVAREVALEYKDIFGDDFYLEIMRHGINDQMFIDEQILKLSQELNIKVIATNDTHYSLQQDAAAQEIAMCVGMGKTLNDKERLKHSVKEFYIKSPEQMRKLFLDIPEAIENTQEIAQKCQLNLNLKNIEIKNKHTGEIILKNTPATPPSFKNTKNYAQKENLPQILSCELDSIDDSVYFAFKCREGLQERLKHIPSQSHDKYKERLEQEIAVINAMKFPGYMLIVWDFVNFAKLNGIPVGPGRGSAAGSLVAYALKITNIDPIKYDLLFERFLNPERVSMPDIDMDFCQRRRGEMIEYVTRTYGKYNVSQVITFGSLLAKGVIRDVARVLDMPYKDADTFAKLIPNELGITLTEKIGKDGKPKPGAWEKEPKIKEFVEKDPLAKQVWEYALSLEGLKRNPGLHAAAIVIDSTEELWHKVPLYTKNEMEGVATQYAMEWLEAVDLIKFDFLGLKTLTVIDDSIKLIEKRYNKQIDFSTMDMEDMKVYESIQSGSTLGLFQIESEGMQNLSKKLKPTTFEDIIAMLALYRPGPMESGMLDDFINRKHGLAEISYAFDVLEPILKPTYGVIVYQEQVMQIVQTIGGFSLGGADLVRRAMGKKKLDEMIRLKKEFADGAQKQGFDRAKAEDLWELIVKFAGYGFNKSHSAAYAMITYQTAYLKTYYEHEFMAAMLTSETNKIESVAKYIDEVKSLGIEIVPPHVNVSENDFGVGEFDGVKKIIFGLSAIKGLGEAPIENIIEERRKNGAYKSLEDFILRVDFSKLTKRSLEPLIKSGGLDNLGYSRKSMLEHIDMLCDKGREVHKAREMIGDSLFNKEEVEINVYLPITQNGEHDTRTLLDYEYECMGIYISGHPLDDFKEELKHISGIAKSIELENLRLNSSCVLVGKVLSIKRRISKKTGKPFGSIDFLDYGGKIELMIFEKHFDVLEGLNLEEPLALKCKIEEREESLNVRLLEILTLQEAAKQEKPIKLSYKKKEQESEDKILPLDMRPSEVDICTPLCVVIDESCIQNGILDRLKAHAQNLKGSRELRLRIKNDTSGYTFVSHLKVHSRIKEEFKELEWVEA; encoded by the coding sequence ATGAGCTTTACGCACCTGCACTTGCATACGGAATATTCCTTACTTGATGGAGCAAATAAGATTAAATTTCTAGCCAAACGCATTCGTGAATTAGGTATGACATCTGTGGCGATGACTGACCATGGCAATATGTTTGGTGCGCTTGATTTTTATGTAAGTATGAAAGAGGAAGGATTAAATCCTATAATCGGCTTAGAGGCGTATTTGCACAATGGCGATAAACTTGATGATAAAAGCACAAAGCAGCGCTTCCACCTTTGTTTATATGCCAAAAATGAAGTGGGTTATAAAAATCTTATGTATCTTAGCTCGCAGTCGCATATTCACGGCTATCACTACTATCCGCGTATTAATAAAATCCTCTTAAGAGAGCGCAGCGAAGGTTTAGTATGCTCTTCTGCTTGTTTGCAGGGCGAGATAAATTGGCAGCTTAATATCAATAATCCGCGCAACGCCAGATTTGGTGCAAAGGGCTATGATGTGGCTAGAGAGGTCGCACTAGAGTATAAAGATATTTTTGGTGATGATTTTTATTTAGAAATTATGCGGCATGGGATTAATGACCAAATGTTTATTGATGAGCAGATTCTAAAGCTTAGCCAAGAGCTTAATATTAAAGTGATTGCCACTAATGATACGCACTATTCACTGCAGCAAGATGCCGCCGCGCAAGAAATTGCTATGTGCGTGGGTATGGGCAAAACGCTTAATGACAAAGAGCGATTAAAACATTCAGTCAAGGAGTTTTACATTAAATCCCCAGAGCAAATGCGCAAACTCTTCCTTGACATACCAGAAGCCATAGAAAACACACAAGAAATCGCGCAAAAATGCCAGCTTAACCTTAATCTTAAAAATATTGAGATTAAAAATAAACACACAGGTGAAATTATCCTTAAAAACACGCCCGCTACGCCTCCTAGCTTTAAGAACACCAAAAATTATGCGCAAAAAGAAAATCTCCCCCAGATTCTATCCTGTGAGCTAGATTCTATTGATGATAGTGTGTATTTTGCTTTTAAGTGTAGAGAGGGCTTGCAAGAGCGGCTTAAACATATACCTAGCCAATCTCATGACAAATACAAAGAGCGCTTAGAGCAAGAAATAGCTGTGATTAATGCGATGAAATTTCCCGGATATATGCTTATTGTGTGGGATTTTGTGAATTTTGCTAAACTTAATGGCATTCCAGTAGGTCCAGGGCGCGGCTCTGCTGCGGGCAGTCTTGTGGCTTATGCACTTAAAATTACAAATATTGACCCCATCAAATATGATTTGCTCTTTGAGCGATTTTTAAATCCTGAACGCGTGAGTATGCCCGATATTGATATGGACTTCTGCCAGCGCAGGCGCGGAGAGATGATAGAGTATGTAACGCGCACTTATGGCAAATATAATGTCTCACAAGTCATTACCTTTGGTTCGCTGCTTGCTAAGGGCGTGATACGCGATGTGGCGCGTGTGCTTGATATGCCCTATAAAGATGCTGATACATTTGCCAAACTTATCCCCAATGAGCTAGGCATCACACTCACTGAAAAAATAGGCAAAGATGGCAAGCCAAAGCCCGGTGCATGGGAAAAAGAACCAAAAATCAAAGAATTTGTAGAAAAAGACCCTCTCGCCAAACAAGTATGGGAATATGCCCTCTCACTTGAAGGCTTAAAGCGCAATCCCGGACTACACGCAGCGGCTATTGTGATAGATTCTACAGAGGAGCTATGGCATAAAGTGCCTCTTTATACCAAAAACGAAATGGAGGGCGTAGCCACGCAGTATGCTATGGAGTGGCTTGAGGCTGTGGATTTAATCAAATTTGACTTTTTGGGCTTAAAAACACTCACCGTCATTGATGATAGCATTAAGCTTATAGAAAAACGCTACAACAAGCAAATTGACTTTAGCACAATGGATATGGAGGATATGAAAGTTTATGAGAGCATACAAAGCGGCAGCACTTTGGGATTATTCCAAATAGAATCTGAAGGTATGCAAAATCTAAGTAAAAAGCTTAAGCCAACGACATTTGAGGATATTATAGCTATGCTTGCCCTCTATCGCCCCGGTCCTATGGAATCTGGTATGCTTGATGATTTTATTAACCGCAAGCATGGGCTAGCAGAGATTAGCTATGCTTTTGATGTGTTAGAGCCGATTTTAAAGCCCACTTATGGGGTGATTGTCTATCAAGAGCAGGTTATGCAAATTGTGCAAACTATTGGTGGATTTTCGCTTGGTGGGGCGGATTTGGTGCGGCGCGCTATGGGGAAAAAGAAGCTTGATGAGATGATAAGATTAAAAAAAGAATTTGCCGATGGCGCGCAAAAGCAGGGATTTGATAGAGCCAAAGCAGAGGATTTGTGGGAGCTTATCGTAAAGTTTGCAGGCTATGGGTTTAATAAATCCCACTCCGCCGCGTATGCGATGATAACCTACCAAACAGCATATTTAAAAACTTATTATGAGCATGAGTTTATGGCAGCTATGCTCACAAGCGAAACTAACAAGATAGAATCTGTAGCAAAATATATCGATGAAGTCAAATCGCTAGGCATTGAAATAGTCCCGCCACATGTGAATGTGTCTGAAAATGACTTTGGCGTGGGCGAATTTGATGGCGTGAAAAAAATTATTTTTGGTTTGAGCGCCATTAAGGGCTTGGGCGAAGCGCCTATTGAAAATATCATTGAGGAGAGGAGAAAAAATGGCGCGTATAAAAGCTTAGAGGATTTTATCTTGCGCGTGGATTTTAGCAAGCTCACTAAACGCTCTCTAGAGCCACTCATTAAATCCGGTGGGCTAGATAATCTAGGCTACTCGCGCAAAAGTATGCTAGAGCATATTGATATGCTCTGCGACAAAGGGCGCGAAGTTCATAAAGCACGCGAAATGATTGGAGATTCGCTCTTTAATAAAGAGGAAGTAGAAATTAATGTATATCTGCCTATCACACAAAATGGCGAGCATGATACGCGCACATTGCTTGATTATGAGTATGAATGTATGGGGATTTATATATCAGGGCACCCGCTTGATGATTTTAAAGAGGAGCTTAAGCACATCTCTGGCATTGCTAAAAGCATTGAATTAGAGAATCTAAGGCTTAATTCTAGCTGTGTGCTTGTGGGCAAAGTGCTATCCATTAAGCGCAGGATTAGCAAAAAAACAGGCAAGCCCTTTGGCAGCATTGATTTCTTAGACTATGGGGGCAAAATTGAACTTATGATATTTGAAAAGCATTTTGATGTGTTAGAGGGCTTAAACCTTGAGGAGCCACTCGCGCTTAAATGCAAAATAGAGGAGAGAGAGGAGAGCCTTAATGTGCGCTTGCTTGAAATTCTTACCCTACAAGAAGCCGCCAAACAAGAAAAGCCCATTAAGCTCTCCTACAAAAAGAAAGAGCAAGAGAGCGAGGATAAGATTTTACCCCTTGATATGCGCCCAAGCGAGGTTGATATTTGCACGCCTTTGTGCGTGGTGATTGATGAATCCTGCATTCAAAATGGCATTTTAGATAGGCTTAAAGCCCACGCCCAAAACCTCAAAGGTTCGCGCGAGCTACGCTTAAGGATTAAAAATGATACTTCAGGCTATACTTTTGTAAGCCATCTTAAAGTGCATTCTCGTATTAAAGAAGAGTTTAAAGAGCTTGAATGGGTGGAAGCATAA
- the gdhA gene encoding NADP-specific glutamate dehydrogenase: MSYAKNVLKKLKEQYPSQILFHQAVEEVFESLEPALHKDKKYESYAILERLTIPDREIHFRVSWVDDNGKIQTNRAYRIEFNSAIGPYKGGLRFHPSVNEGVIKFLGFEQILKNSLTTLAMGGGKGGSDFDPKGKSEGEIMRFCQAFMNELYRHIGATTDVPAGDIGVGGREIGFLFGQYRKLTNCFEGVLTGKALAWGGSLVRTEATGYGCVYFAQEMLKARGESLEGKVCSVSGAGNVAIYTIEKLYQLGAKPVTASDSTGMIYDKDGIDLALLKEIKEVKRGTLAEYAKARKSAQYTKVSEYPKDSNPLWAIPCFAAFPSATQNELNGNDAKHLLANGCKCVSEGANMPSTIEAVHQFIQAKICYGPGKAANAGGVAVSGLEMAQNASMNPWTFEVVDKRLHGIMESIFTNAAETAKEFGEPTNLVLGANIAGFRKVAGAMIDQGVI; encoded by the coding sequence ATGTCATACGCAAAAAATGTTCTAAAAAAACTCAAAGAGCAGTATCCTTCGCAGATACTTTTTCACCAAGCTGTGGAGGAAGTTTTTGAATCACTAGAGCCAGCACTTCATAAGGATAAAAAATATGAATCCTATGCCATTTTAGAGCGTCTCACAATCCCAGATAGAGAAATCCACTTTCGTGTAAGTTGGGTTGATGATAATGGTAAGATTCAGACAAATCGCGCTTATCGTATTGAATTTAACTCCGCTATTGGACCATATAAGGGCGGTTTGCGCTTTCACCCAAGTGTAAATGAGGGCGTGATTAAATTTCTAGGCTTTGAGCAGATTCTAAAAAACTCTCTCACAACGCTTGCTATGGGCGGCGGTAAAGGTGGAAGTGACTTTGACCCAAAGGGCAAGAGTGAGGGTGAGATTATGCGTTTTTGCCAAGCTTTTATGAATGAGCTATATCGCCATATTGGCGCTACTACCGATGTGCCTGCGGGTGATATTGGCGTGGGCGGCAGAGAAATTGGCTTCCTTTTTGGACAATATCGCAAGCTTACAAACTGCTTTGAGGGCGTGCTTACAGGCAAGGCTCTCGCGTGGGGCGGTAGTTTAGTGCGCACAGAGGCTACAGGCTATGGCTGCGTGTATTTCGCACAAGAAATGCTTAAAGCGCGCGGAGAGAGCTTGGAGGGCAAGGTATGTAGCGTTTCAGGCGCAGGCAATGTGGCTATTTATACTATTGAAAAACTCTATCAACTTGGTGCGAAGCCCGTTACAGCTAGCGATTCAACAGGTATGATTTATGACAAAGATGGCATTGACTTAGCATTGCTTAAAGAAATTAAAGAAGTTAAGCGCGGCACACTTGCAGAATATGCCAAAGCACGCAAAAGCGCGCAATACACAAAGGTAAGCGAATATCCCAAAGATAGCAATCCCTTGTGGGCAATCCCCTGCTTTGCAGCATTCCCAAGTGCGACACAAAATGAGCTTAATGGAAATGACGCTAAACACTTGCTCGCTAATGGTTGTAAATGCGTGAGTGAGGGCGCAAATATGCCATCAACCATTGAGGCAGTGCATCAGTTTATCCAAGCAAAAATCTGCTATGGTCCGGGCAAAGCGGCAAATGCCGGTGGCGTGGCTGTGAGCGGGCTAGAAATGGCACAAAATGCGAGTATGAATCCATGGACTTTTGAGGTGGTGGATAAGCGCTTGCATGGCATTATGGAGAGCATATTTACTAATGCTGCAGAGACAGCTAAAGAATTTGGCGAGCCTACTAATTTGGTGCTAGGCGCAAATATCGCAGGCTTTAGAAAAGTCGCTGGTGCTATGATAGACCAAGGCGTGATTTAA